In Cicer arietinum cultivar CDC Frontier isolate Library 1 chromosome 1, Cicar.CDCFrontier_v2.0, whole genome shotgun sequence, one DNA window encodes the following:
- the LOC101498114 gene encoding uncharacterized protein — MGARSRHLVLFLLCLSFCSGISTSITLREDENHEISSYEFSTQLDSIPIVNPTTPGTGNPYTTPTSPNTTPTNPYTAPTNPDTNPTSPTNPYSNPTSPTNPYSNPTSPTNPYINPTTPTTTPTSPTTTTPTTPTTSSGGGQWCVASQSAAETTLQVALDYACGYGADCSQIQQGGMCYDPNTLRDHASYAFNDYYQKNPAPTSCAFGGAATLTNKDPSHGNCHYSSSKTTSMSPPTFVSPPNPPTTPPPSTMTPTTPSIMTPSTPSMTMPDPDGSSSVYGAPPGGSPNIATSASYSILLLLTSLWASLHVENYI, encoded by the exons ATGGGAGCTAGAAGTCGGCaccttgttttatttttgttgtgtcTTTCCTTCTGTTcag GTATAAGTACATCCATAACATTAAGAGAAGATGAAAATCATGAAATATCATCATATGAATTTAGTACTCAATTGGATTCAATTCCAATTGTCAACCCTACTACACCAGGAACAGGAAATCCATACACAACCCCCACAAGCCCAAACACAACCCCCACAAATCCATACACAGCCCCTACAAATCCAGACACAAATCCAACAAGCCCAACAAACCCATACTCAAACCCAACAAGCCCAACAAATCCATACTCAAACCCAACAAGCCCAACAAATCCATACATAAACCCAACAACACCAACTACAACTCCAACAAGCCCAACTACAACAACTCCAACAACACCAACCACTTCATCTGGTGGTGGTCAATGGTGTGTTGCTAGCCAATCAGCTGCAGAGACCACTCTACAAGTAGCTCTTGATTATGCATGTGGATATGGTGCAGATTGCTCACAAATTCAACAAGGAGGAATGTGCTATGACCCTAATACATTGAGAGACCATGCTTCTTATGCATTCAATGATTACTACCAAAAGAATCCTGCACCTACAAGCTGTGCATTTGGAGGAGCAGCAACACTTACAAACAAAGATCCAA GTCATGGGAATTGCCACTATTCATCCTCCAAAACAACAAG CATGAGTCCACCAACATTTGTAAGCCCACCAAATCCACCAACTACACCACCACCAAGTACTATGACTCCAACCACACCAAGTATAATGACTCCATCTACACCAAGCATGACAATGCCTGATCCTGATGGATCATCATCAGTCTATGGTGCACCACCAGGAGGAAGCCCCAATATAGCCACATCTGCTTCTTATTCCATACTTTTGTTACTTACAAGCCTCTGGGCTTCACTTCATGTGGAAAATTACATCTAG